GTGGCGCCGGAGGACGACACTCCGGAGGCCGACGATCCGGATCTCGTCGACTCGGCACTCTCCGGTCACGACCTGATCGTCCGCGAACTGGGCGCCACGGTCGTGGAGGAGTTCATCAACGAGCAGTGAGCCCGCACCGGCCGCGCTGACAGACGAGCCGTGGGCCCGCACCGGCCGCGCTGACACACGAGCCGTGGGCCCGCACGGATCCCGAGCCCGCACGGGCCGCGCGTACGAGGCATGGTTTCGGGCTCCGCGTACGAGGCGTGGGCACCGGCCCCGACCCACGAGCAGCCGTGCGCACGGGCACGTGGCCCCGGGGCTCGGGCGTCGTCCCCCGGGCCTCACCCCGTCCGGCGTACCGGCCCTCAGCCGTGTCCACGGGGCGGAGCCCGTCAAGCCCCCCTGCCCCCGGCGGCTAGGCTGCACCCCGTGAAGGTCCTCGTCATCGGCGGCGGCGCCCGCGAACACGCCCTGTGCCGCTCTCTCTCCCTCGACTCCGACGTCACCGCTCTGTACTGCGCTCCCGGCAACGCCGGCATCGCAGAGGTGGCCGAACTGCACCCGGTCGACGCGCTCGACGGCGATGCCGTCGCGCGCCTCGCCACCGAACTGGGCGCCGAGTTGGTGGTCGTCGGCCCGGAGGCACCGCTTGTCGCCGGAGTCGCCGACTCCGTGCGCGCCGCCGGCATCCCCTGCTTCGGCCCCTCGCGCGAGGCGGCCGAACTGGAGGGGTCCAAGGCGTTCGCCAAGGACGTCATGGCCGGCGCCAACGTCCCGACCGCCCGCAGCTACGTCTGCACCACCCCCGCCGAGATCGACGCGGCCCTCGACGCCTTCGGCGCCCCGTACGTCGTCAAGGACGACGGTCTGGCGGCCGGCAAGGGTGTCGTCGTCACCGACGACGTCGAAGAGGCACGCACCCACGCACTCGCCTGCGAGCGCGTGGTCATCGAGGAGTTCCTCGACGGCCCCGAGGTCAGCCTCTTCGCGATCACCGACGGCACCACCGTGGTGCCGCTCCAGCCCGCCCAGGACTTCAAGCGCGCCCTCGACAACGACGAGGGCCCGAACACCGGCGGCATGGGCGCGTACTCGCCCCTTCCCTGGGCCGACCCGAAGCTGGTCGACGAGGTCATGCAGAGCGTCCTCCAGCCGACCGTGGACGAGCTCCGCCGCCGCGGCACCCCGTTCTCCGGGCTGCTGTACGCGGGCCTCGCGATCACCTCGCGCGGCGTCCGGGTCATCGAGTTCAACGCCCGCTTCGGCGACCCCGAGACCCAGGTCGTCCTGGCCCGGCTGAAGACCCCGCTGGCCGGTGTCCTCCTCGCGTCCGCGAACGGCACCCTGGACCTCGTACCGCCGCTGAAATGGCGCGACGACGCCGCCGTCACCGTGGTCATCGCCTCGCACAACTACCCCGGGACGCCCCGCACCGGCGACCCGATCGACGGTCTCGCGGACGTCGCGGCGCAGGATGCCCCGCACGCGTTCGTCCTGCACGCCGGGACCAGGCAGGACGGCGACACGGTCGTCAGCGCCGGGGGCCGCGTGCTCTCGGTGACCGCGACCGGCAAGGACCTGTCCCAGGCCCGGGACCGTGCCTACACGGCCCTCGGCCGTATCCGCCTGGACGGCTCGCAGCACCGTACGGACATCGCCCTGAAGGCCGCCGGGGCCTGAACCGCCCCGCCCGCGCCACACGGCCGCACCGTGCCCGGCACCTCCACGGAGGTGCCGGGCACGGCTGTGTCCGGATCTCTGCCGTCGTACGCCTCCTGTGCGCCGGGGTGTGCGGCGCGCGTGCCGCCGCATGCAACGGAGAACAGCGAACTCATGAGAACCGGCGCGTCAGCAGCTTTAGCCAAAGCCATTCCATCGGGTGACGACTCCGCCATCCGGATGACGCCACCCGAGGTCCCAACTAGGGTGCGGCGCAAGCGTTCCGGCACTTGGCCCACCGGCATTGCGATGTCAGTGACGGGTGCCACAGTGGGGGAGTGAGCAACACCGTCGCGGGGGCAGAGGGGGTGACATCCGGCCGTGTCCGGTACCGGGTTGGGTGAGGAGCTGGGCGTGCTGGCTGCGCGTGCCCGAGCTCTCGCACTGCTGCGCATCCGCAGCAGAGCGGTGGCCGTGGCGATCCTGCCGGCGGCCGTGGCCGTCGTGCTGCTGGCCGCGGCGCTCCAGGGCCGTATCAGCGGCAGCGTCTGGGACACCGTGCGCTGGACGGTGACGGCCTGCGCGCTCGTCGTGCTCCTGGTCGCCGCCGCCGTCGCCTTCGCGGTCGCCAGGGCGAGGCCGGCGGTCAGTCCCACCGTGGCCGTCACGGAGGAGTCCGCCCCCGACCTCTATCGCCTGGTCAGGGATCTGGCCGAGCGGCTCGACGTGCCGGCTCCGTCCGCCATAGCGCTGACCCCGGACTGCGACAGCTGGCTGGAGGACCGTACGCACCCCTCCGCACAGCAGGCCGCCGCGTCCGCGGCCAAGGGTCTCGTGACCGGCCGGCCGCGCCGGCGGGTGCAGGCCGCCCCTGTCCTCGTCATCGGCTCCCCCTTCCTCTGGTGGATGCGCGTCGCCGAGCTGCGGGCCGTCCTCGCGCCGGTCGTCGCCGGCACGGGCTCCTCCGCGCAGCCGGACATAGCCGCCGCCCGCCGTTTCGTCCGCGGGCTCGACGCCGCCGTCGCCGACGCCGCCGCGCCCGGACAGGGCGCGATACGCGGACTGCCGCTCGCGTTCGTCGGCTGGGTCGCCCGGATCCTGCTGCGCAGCTGCCGTGAGCACGCCGCCGAGATGGAGCGGTGCGTCGCCTCC
The Streptomyces sp. NBC_00234 DNA segment above includes these coding regions:
- the purD gene encoding phosphoribosylamine--glycine ligase, translated to MKVLVIGGGAREHALCRSLSLDSDVTALYCAPGNAGIAEVAELHPVDALDGDAVARLATELGAELVVVGPEAPLVAGVADSVRAAGIPCFGPSREAAELEGSKAFAKDVMAGANVPTARSYVCTTPAEIDAALDAFGAPYVVKDDGLAAGKGVVVTDDVEEARTHALACERVVIEEFLDGPEVSLFAITDGTTVVPLQPAQDFKRALDNDEGPNTGGMGAYSPLPWADPKLVDEVMQSVLQPTVDELRRRGTPFSGLLYAGLAITSRGVRVIEFNARFGDPETQVVLARLKTPLAGVLLASANGTLDLVPPLKWRDDAAVTVVIASHNYPGTPRTGDPIDGLADVAAQDAPHAFVLHAGTRQDGDTVVSAGGRVLSVTATGKDLSQARDRAYTALGRIRLDGSQHRTDIALKAAGA